TTTTTCTTCTGTTTTTGCAGTAATTGGCATTGGGTTATTTGCTATTTGGTCTATTCTAAGCAACATCACTTCGGGCATCATTATGTTTTTCTCTTTTCCTTATAAAGTGGGCGATAAAATTCAAATTCACGATAAAGATTTTCCATTAGAAGGCATTATTGAAGATATTAGGGCTTTTCAGTTGCATTTACGCTTAGAAAATGGCGACTTGGTGACTTATCCCAACAATTTAATGTTGCAAAAAGCCGTAACGCTTATTGAAAAAGATGCTATAGACGATGATGCTATAGACAGTATTTAAGGAGGCAGTCTAAAAAATCAAGTTCTATGTCATATTGATCACTTCGACAAGCTCAGCACAGGCTTTGTCGAAATATTTTAACTTACTGGTAATCAATATTGGTTTCGACAAGCTCAACCTGACAAATTAAATTTAAAGGACTTTTTATACAACCTCATAAATATATCCTTATATTTATTGAATGGCTAAAAATAGGATCAAAAAGCAACATAAAAAACTGGGGAAATCTCCTGGAAGTATGATTTATACTGGTGATAAATCAACTAAAAAATTATTTATTGAGGTTTTTGATTATAATATCGAAACGTGTATTGAAAAAGAATTATCAACCATAGAAGAAGCTTTCGATTTTAAACATTCCGATTCTGTTACATGGATAAATATTAATGGTTTGAACCATGTGGAAGAAATTGAAAAATTAGGCAATCATTATAATTTACACCCTTTAGTATTAGAAGATATTGTTAGTATTTCACAACGTCCAAAAATAGATGAATATGAAGACTACCTTTTTGTAGTCGTTAAAATGCTTTACATAGACAAAAACGATACTATTGCTTCAGAACAAGTTAGTTTTATTTTAGGAAAAGGCTATGTGCTATCATTCCAAGAATCTGAAGGCGACGTATTCGATGCCGTTAGAGAACGTATAAGACAAGGCAAAGGTAGGGCGCGTAGCTTACAGGCCGATTATTTACTTTACATTTTAATGGACACCATTGTAGACCATTACTTTACCATCATTGAAGATTTAGGCGATAAAATTGAAGATTATGAAGACAGTATTTTTTCTGGACAAGTTAATAAAACCATCAACAAAGACATTCAGGATTTAAAACGGGAAATACTTCGGGTACGTCGTGCCATTTTTCCGCTTCGCGAAGTTATTAATCGCATCGAAAAACACGAAAGCACACTCATTCTAAAAAAAACAAAAACCTTTTACCGCGACATTTACGACCATTTAATTCAAGTATCCGAAAACATAGATATTTACCGCGAAATGATTTGGAGTTTAATGGATATGTACATGACATCCATTAGCAATAAAATGAATGAGGTTATGAAAGTGCTTACTATAATGGCCTCCATTTTTATTCCTTTAACATTCATAGCCGGTATTTACGGTATGAATTTCGATTACATCCCTGAACTTCATTATAAGTACTCTTACTTTATTTTATGGGGTGTTATGATTACTATATTTTTAGCCATGCTTTATTATTTTAAGCGGAAGAAATGGCTATAAATAGTAATTTCTGTCAATTTGACATTTTCTAAATTCTGTACATTATTATTGAAAGCTTTTGGTATATTTTTTGAAATTATTCCATAAAAAATGAGTTCAGCTTAAGCACAATTGCCGATTTGCATATTAGTATGTAACTGTCTTCGACAAGCTCAGACTGACAAATGTTGAATATTTAAAATCTTGAATGTTTTTAAAAATACAGTCCTACTGAAGCCTGTTGAAGCTTTTCTATTGATATAAATTAGCGTTGAATCTTTAAGTCGAATTCAGATTAAAAAATTGTTTAATTTAAAATGTATCAATGATGAAAACACTTAAATTCATTCTAATTTTCTTTCTTCTGTTTTATAGTTGCACGGCACAAAACAAACAAAAAACCAAAGAGGATTCTTTAAAACCAGACGAAAATGTTCAGGTAAATAAAGAATATGACGAGCACGGCAATTTAATAAAATACGATTCTATTTATTCGTATAGCTATTCTTCTGACGGAAAAATTAACGACAGTATAAAAATGCAGTTCCAAAAGCATTTTAGCAACCATTCATTCTTTAACGATTCGTTTTTTGATGATTTCTTCAAACAAGATTCAGCTTCTGGACATTTCAACCCAGACAACTTTTTTTATAAAGGTTTCATGAATCAAGATGATCACATCAAAAGCATGATGAAGCGTATGGACTCTATTCAGCAATTATTTTTTGAGCAAAACTTCCAAAGTATCATTCCTGCCGAACCTGAGAAAAAAGATTACAAAGGAATCTAAATACCCGTATTTCAAAACCGTTAAATAAAGATTAAAACCAGCAAAAGTGCTGGTTTCTTTTATATATTTGGTTTTTAGCTAACAAATAAACATGCGAAAAACGATACTTTCTACCATATTAGCACTACTTACTTTTACAATTTCACAAGCCCAAAAACCAACAACACCCTCATCTTCAGAAATTTTTGAATCCATTCAGAAACTTAATTTCTTAGGCTCGGTATTATATATTGCGGCGCATCCAGACGATGAAAACACCCGACTCATTTCATATATGGCAAATCATGAAAAAGCCAGAACCGCCTATTTATCGATAACACGAGGTGATGGTGGGCAAAACCTTATTGGTCCTGAAATCGGAGAACTTTTAGGCGTCATTAGAACCCAAGAACTATTAGCTGCAAGACGTATTGATGGCGGTGAACAACTGTTTACCCGTGCCAACGATTTTGGTTATTCCAAAAATCCCGAAGAAACGTTAGCTATTTGGAATAAAGAAGCAGTTTTAAGCGATGTGGTTTTAGCTATTAGAAAGTTTAAACCGGATATTATTATTAACCGTTTTGACCATAGGACACCAGGAACCACACATGGACATCATACCGGTTCTGCCATGTTAAGCTTTGAAGCGTTCGATTTGGCCGGCGATAAATCGGCATTCCCTAACTTGCAAAAACAGGCTGACCCATGGCAACCTAAACGCTTGTTTTTCAATACAAACTCATGGTTTTACAGAAGTCAGGAAGATTTTGATAAAGCCGATAAAAGCAACATGCTAAGTTTTGATATTGGTACCTATTACCCATTAAAAGGGATGTCGAATAACGAAATAGCATCCTTAGCTAGTAGTCAGCATTTATGCCAAGGTTTTGGACGCTTATCACAACGTGGTTCCCAAAAAGAATACATCGAATTTTTAAAAGGTGATGCCATAACAAATAAAGAAACTGTTTTTGATGGCATTGATACCTCATGGAACCGTGTAAAAGGCGGAAAAGCCATTGGTACTGTTTTATATGCTGTTGAAAATAATTTCAATTTTAAAGACCCTTCGGTGCACATCCCACAATTATTGGAAGCTTATAAATTGCTCCAAAACATTCAAGACGAACATTGGAAAACCCAAAAAACCGAAGAACTAAAATCGATTATCGAAATGTGTGCCGGTTTATATTTAGAAGCATCGGCAGAAACTCCAACAAGTACTTTAAACCAAATTGTCAAAATCAATATGGAGGCTTTAAACCGAAGCAATCAAACTATTGTTTTAGAAAGCATCACACAAAATGATGGAAAAGTAATTTCAAAAAACTTAGAATTAAAAAACAACGATTCTGAAAAGTTTGATAGCAGTTATTCTATTTCGAATAACGAATCTTATACATCACCTTATTGGCTAAACAAAAAAGGCTCTTTAGGCATGTATGAAGTTGAAAATAAAGCATTCATAGGATTGCCCGAAACACCAAGAAACATTGTTGTTAACTTCAATTTAAAAATCAATAACACACCTATCACCATCAGCAAGGATGTTGTATATCGCTACTCTAAACCAGATAAAGGTGAATTGTACCGTCCTTTTGAAATTATTCCAGAAGCTTCAGCTAAAAT
This genomic window from Mariniflexile sp. TRM1-10 contains:
- a CDS encoding mechanosensitive ion channel domain-containing protein, whose amino-acid sequence is MYFEIHQNEFIATGFLLLFLLIVRFILTRLITKIFRKNGINIARIHLINRYVSVTLFLIALIVIPFIFGTKIEQLAVLFSSVFAVIGIGLFAIWSILSNITSGIIMFFSFPYKVGDKIQIHDKDFPLEGIIEDIRAFQLHLRLENGDLVTYPNNLMLQKAVTLIEKDAIDDDAIDSI
- the corA gene encoding magnesium/cobalt transporter CorA codes for the protein MAKNRIKKQHKKLGKSPGSMIYTGDKSTKKLFIEVFDYNIETCIEKELSTIEEAFDFKHSDSVTWININGLNHVEEIEKLGNHYNLHPLVLEDIVSISQRPKIDEYEDYLFVVVKMLYIDKNDTIASEQVSFILGKGYVLSFQESEGDVFDAVRERIRQGKGRARSLQADYLLYILMDTIVDHYFTIIEDLGDKIEDYEDSIFSGQVNKTINKDIQDLKREILRVRRAIFPLREVINRIEKHESTLILKKTKTFYRDIYDHLIQVSENIDIYREMIWSLMDMYMTSISNKMNEVMKVLTIMASIFIPLTFIAGIYGMNFDYIPELHYKYSYFILWGVMITIFLAMLYYFKRKKWL
- a CDS encoding PIG-L family deacetylase, with product MRKTILSTILALLTFTISQAQKPTTPSSSEIFESIQKLNFLGSVLYIAAHPDDENTRLISYMANHEKARTAYLSITRGDGGQNLIGPEIGELLGVIRTQELLAARRIDGGEQLFTRANDFGYSKNPEETLAIWNKEAVLSDVVLAIRKFKPDIIINRFDHRTPGTTHGHHTGSAMLSFEAFDLAGDKSAFPNLQKQADPWQPKRLFFNTNSWFYRSQEDFDKADKSNMLSFDIGTYYPLKGMSNNEIASLASSQHLCQGFGRLSQRGSQKEYIEFLKGDAITNKETVFDGIDTSWNRVKGGKAIGTVLYAVENNFNFKDPSVHIPQLLEAYKLLQNIQDEHWKTQKTEELKSIIEMCAGLYLEASAETPTSTLNQIVKINMEALNRSNQTIVLESITQNDGKVISKNLELKNNDSEKFDSSYSISNNESYTSPYWLNKKGSLGMYEVENKAFIGLPETPRNIVVNFNLKINNTPITISKDVVYRYSKPDKGELYRPFEIIPEASAKILEHVIIFSTDKQHDITIAVKAGRDNLEGFVEVCHPKDWNVYPEKQKVSIAHKGEEQTLTFTVIPPKNQSEGYISPIVHVNDKDYTKELIEINYEHIPFQTVLLPSESKVVRLDIKKNGENIAYIAGAGDVVPESLQQIGYNVFTIRPEEISAETLSRFDAVVVGIRAYNIVENLDFKQQLLFDFVADGGNMIVQYNTSRGLKADNIAPYDLKLSNDRVTDENAEVRFLNPNHPLLNYPNKITQKDFEGWTQERGLYFPNSWHDNFTPVLSMNDKNETPKDGSLLVAKYGKGYYIYTGLSFFREFPAGVSGAYRLFANMLSIGKENLKLESKLNN